In the genome of Chloroflexota bacterium, the window TCGAACTCACATCTTTCAGTTCGTCCAGAGCTTTCTTCTCCAGCGCGCGCAATTGATCTGAGACCATGTCTTGCCTCCCTTTGATTGCTTCAAATCCCCAAAGCATGCCCTCTCGCCAACATCCGATGGACTATTCTGCAGTTAGTAAAACAAAACGGTTGTGACTTCAGGGACGAAGTCGCAACCGTTACGTCTCCGCGGTACCACCCTGTTTGGCCAAGTGTATCTTGACCCTCTCTATGCTGGCGGCCAACGCTTAAACATGGCTTACCAGCCGCCCGGCTAACGGCGGGCTGCCGGAGCGACCTACTTACAAACGCGGCAGGCGTTTGGTTCAGTCGTCGGCTCAGGAGTGAACTTCAGCGAGGTACTTCCCAAGGAGGCTTCCAGTCCAGGACCTCCTCTCCCTGTTGGCCCTCACTCGCTTACTCTCTCCGTCGCAGCCTTTCGCTTCTCATTATAGGCAGGATGCCGTTCTAGTCAAATATGAATACCGAGCTTCGCACATGAGTTGGTAGATCTTTGCAAGACCCGGATTTTGAAAGCGCAGAGTCCCAATGAGGCGAGATTCTTCGCTGCTTCGCGGCTCAGCATCACATTGCGAGGGGGTGCACCTGCTCAAACTGGATCACAGTCCAGCCCTATCCCTCGCTTTCGCTGCTCACATTATGTAAGTTCGCCACCGCCGGTGGCTTCCACAACCACATAGCGAGAGCAGCAAGCAAAGCCAAGATCGCACCAAAGAAGAATGGCGCTGGAGCGCCAAAGCCTCGGAAGCCCAGGGCGGGCAACCCATCCCACAACAACCCTGCAATAAGCGAAGCAGGGAAATCCAAGATGCCCAAAACTGCGTTGTAGGTGCCGTAAGCGGTACCGCGCACGGCCTCAGGCACGATATCTGCTATCATCGCTTTTGCCGTGCCGTAGCTCAAGCCATAGTACAGGCCATACAAGGCATAGAACAGCCACACCTGCCAGCCTTGCTTGGCCAGCGCGAAGCCCAAATAGATGAGGGCATAGACTAGCCAGCCACCGATGACCAGACTACGACGTCCGATGCGGTCGGATAACGACCCGGCAGGCGCAGAAATCAAGGTGTAAATCAAATTGAAGGTAGCGAGCATAGCAAGGACACCTAGGACGTTCAACCCTCGCTCCTGGGCACGCAAAACAAGAAATGCATCCGATGAATTACCCAGGTCAAACAGCCCCACGATGAGCATAAACACCATGAACGGCTTGCCCAGACTGCGAAAAGCAAGTTTGGGAGCCTCTTGTTGCTTGGTCACCGCTACGTCTTGTGCACCCAGTGCCAAGGACAGCACTGCCAAAAACGCGGGGATAATGCTGATCAGCACGACCGCGCGAAACGTTGCCGCAGTCAACCCCACCTGCGATCGCTGGCTGAGCCAAACAACCAGAAGGGCAATCAGAATCCCCACCATGGCGCCACCGGTATCTGCCGCGCGTTGCAAGCCAAAAGCTAGGCCACGGTCTTGTTCACGCACTGAGTCTGCAATCAAAGCATCGCGTGGTGCAGTACGAATGCCCTTGCCAATGCGATCAGCCCAGCGTACCGCCGCTACGACCAACCAGGAGTTAGCGACGTAAAAGAAGGGCTTGACCACGGCAGAAATGCCATACCCGGCCACTGCCAGCCATTTCCTCTGACGCAGTTTGTCGGAAAGCCAACCAGAAAAGACCTTCAATAGGCTGGACGTCGCTTCGGCGATGCCCTCGATGAACCCAATGATGTTTGTCTTGATGCCCAGCACATTGGACAAAAACAAGGGTAAGATATTGATCACCATCTCGGTAGAGATGTCCATGAAAAAGCTGGTCAGGCTGGTAGCCCAGATATTGCGATGCATGGTGCGCCAGCGCGGTTTTTCCACCAATTCTTGAGCAGTTTGAGACATAGTTACCACCTTTTTGCTTATGCCCAATGCTTTGTCAGTGGGCATATGCAGATTGATATAAATGTCGGAAGAATTCTTGCACCACAACCCATACTAAGCTTCTCATCGAAAAAGTCGTTCAAATAACCTAAATATACACCCAACCGCCGTTGCCACCAAATCAACAAATAGCCCCATGATAAGCAGCGAAATTGGGCAGTTATCCCCATGAAGATTTTTCCCATGAATGGCATAGGCAGATATAATGGGGATATGGCAAGGTCCTTGCATGACTGTCTAGCGGAATACCCACGCATTATGTTAGAGGCAATCGCAGAGGGATGGGGCATTTCTCTAACTGATGAGCGAACGCCTGAAATTATCGCACGGCTCGAAATGGAAATGACCAATGCGGAAACGGTGAGTATGGTTTTGCAACGCCTGAGCGATGCGGAGAGGGAAGCGCTGGCACTAGTCGCCTCTACAGGACAGATAAAGGCTCATGTCATGGTTCGCCGCTATGGGCCCATCCGCCGCTTGGGCCCCGGTCGTCTCGAATGGGAGCAGGCTTGGAAACAACCTGCCTCAGCTACGGAAAGGCTCTGGTTTCTCGGTCTCATCTACCGCGGATATGGCCTAGACGAGCATTATCATGGCGAGATGTTCTTTATCCCACCGGAAATCCAGAGCGTCTTGCCGCCCTTGCCCATTCGCCTGCCTGTTTTCACTGTAGAACCCGCCCCAAAGCCAGCTGTTGTGCGCGACGACCGGGATGCCCTTGCCCGCGATGCATTTGTCATCCTCAGCTACTTGCGCAACCACGAAGTACGGGCCAGGATGGGCATATTGGCACCACATGTGCTGGCCCAGTTGCGCCCAAGGCTGGCCCATCCAGCAGACCAACAGCGTCTACTGCTTCTCCATCATCTCTGCCAGCAGACGGGCTTGATCCACAGGGAAGAAGGGCTATGGAAGCCAACCAGTGTAGCGGCGAGTTGGCTCAAAGAAGGAACTATAACCAGGTGCCGCGTCTTCTATCAGGCCTGGCTGGAAGATGCGAGTTGGAACGAACTTTGGATGGTTCCTGGCATACACTGCGAAGATACCGGCTGGTGCAATGACCCTGTGTTAGCACGTAAGGGTATCCTGAACCACTTACTGAAATGCCCTACCGACAGGTGGCTGACCATCGCTTCCTTGGTAGAGGCCATTCACGAAATTGATCCCGACTTTATGCGTCCAGATGGAGATTATGAGTCTTGGTATATTCGTGATGCTCATACTGGCCAGTATTTGATGGGCTACAGCGCTTGGGAAAAAGTGGAGGGTGCATGGATTCGCTACCTGCTAGAAGGCCCTTTATGCTGGCTCGGGGTGGTGGTAACGGGGTACGCACAAGGAGCACAACGTGCCTCTTCCTTCATGGTTACGACTCTGGGGGCAGCCATTTTGGGATTGAGAGAAATCCAGGAAGAACCACCGCAGCAAATCGTGGTAAATCCCAATTTCCAAGTGCTTGTCCCGCATTCCGCAAGTTGGTATGACCGCTTTTTGGTGGAACGTTTTGCCCATTGGGTAGATGAACGGGATGGGATTACACGTTATGTAATACGGGCTGATTCGGTGCGTGCCTGTCTGGCTAGCGGAGTAACCTGGAAGCAGATCCTCGCCTTCCTGCGTCGGGCTACGGGGAACAGAGTGCCGGAACCTGTACAGCGCGCTCTGCAATCCTGGGCAAAAGCGAACCCGGCGTGATACTACCAACTTATGCTGCGGATATTGGCCCAATCCCCAACTTCCGCGTAGATAATGGCGCCGGTGAATCCCTGAACGCGGTAGGTCTTGCCCCGCCACTTGATGTCGAACTCAGGCGTCAACGGAGACCCTAGGTTGTTCTTGCGCGCGTACTTAGGGAATGCGGCATCCGGATTATAGGACAGACCTCGCCGGTTCCAGGCTGCATTGCGCAACGTCTCCTCCAAGGGCAGTGGGGAAACAGGCTCTGGGTCCGGCCCCATTGCTTTGACCGCGGCTACGACCGGCAGTTCACGATCCATGCGGTACCATGCACTTTCAGTCCAGGACGAATCAATGTGCCCCATCCTTTCGTTGGCAATGAGCCACGGGCACATCGCAAAGAAATAGTCCTCGGCGTTATCCCGCAACCACTGGAACATGGCTACCGTGCGCTCTGCATGTCCCTCGTAGTTATAGCCGGGATAGCGTGAATCCCATTGCTGCCATCCCCCTTTGGGCACAAAAACACCGCCTTCAGTAGAGATAACCGGTACCTGTAAGCCAAAGTGCTCCTGAAGCAACTGCGCCGGCACACGATGACCAATCAGGGAATTGTCGTCATCCATAATGGTCTTGCCTGGCTGATCCTGCTGGCAAATTGGATCGTAAGGGTATTCAAAGTGCCAGACGCCATTGCTATCCTTATAGCAATGGTTCAACACTCCATCGTGGACAGCAATCCAAGCCCCGTTGCGGAATACTTCCAAAGCATCAGCACGAGCATGCTGATCCAACCAGTTGAAGGCATTGATGTACCAAGGGATACTGCCGTGTTCAGAATGATGACCGGATTGGGCCAAAGCAGGAAATGCAGGATAACCACCCAACGCGATAATCGCCTTGGCATCTTGTAACCAATGCTGCATCACAACATCGGGTCTGCCACCCGCTTGCCATTCTCCTGCTTGCCACTCTTCGGGCAGGTTCGGCTCGTTGTTGGTCTCAAAATACCGCACGCCCAGTGCAATGAGCTCAGCAACGGTCTGCTTCTCACGATCCCCAAGATGTCCAGGATTAGGGCGAGCACGGTAGAGACGTACTATGGGGATAATCCCTTTGGACAGCAGCTTTTGACAGACATGCTTCGAAGACCCCCCGCCATCATCCAGCAGTTTCACCCATTTCATGTTCATAGCCAGCAATTCGTTGATCCACCAATCCAGCGAAGAGCCCGAGGGGTGAAATACCGAAGCAGACCAATGGATGCCTCGGCGGCTTTCATTTGCGGGGCGCACAAAATCCTGCAGGTTCATCGCATGACCTCCTCTATGTGTTCAGGGGCTGATATGCATACATGCCATATTTGCCAGCAATATCACTGACAGGCTATTGTAACACAAAGTGTTTGGTTTACAAACACCTACGGCTAACCGCGAACTCGCCAACGTACGATCAGTATCCTGAAAGCAAGAACAACCGACGCAATCCAGGTGAACAAACTGCACGCCAGCCCAACTTTCCAGGCTGCGGGTTGGAAATAGAACCGCACTTTGTGTGCTCCGGGTGTCAGGAACACAGCCCGGAAAGCGTAATTGGCGCGTTTCAACTCGGCAAGTTGGCCATCCACTTCCACTTGCCATCCCGGGTAATAGACCTCGCTTATGACCAGATAGCCAGGCAACGAAGTAAAAGCCTCCAATTGGATTTCATTGTTAGAATATGACACGATGCGCGCTTCTGAACTGCCGACTTGGCCAGGATCCAGTGTTTCGCCGCCTTCGACCACAACCATGGTGGCAGGATCGAAGCCGCTGCGGTGAATCGCAGCAAAAGCCGCTTCTTGATCGGATACCGACTCCGATTTGTGGACAACAAAAGCGCGGGGCAAAACGTTCTTGTTCCGGTAGATATTCACGTTGGGATCAGCCTCAAAAGCCAACTCAAACTTGCCCCAGTCCAAGACGACATCTTTGTGCCCGATGAGGTACTTGGCATTGAGGAAATCGTACAGAGGGCTGGAACGACTGCCCAATCCCTCCCAATAGCGATGATAATCAGCCAGGACTAGGGGGTTGTAAATGCCCCATACATCGAAGATGCCATGCATCAGGCTGAGATTGGGTTGCCAAACATCCCAGACTTCTGTGCGCGTATCAATGCGATAGTACTCTGGATCGTTTTTCAAGAAAGCAATCGCTGCTGGATGCTGGAAGCCTGTCGTGGGATCGTTTGCCTCCAGCTCTGTATAAGCGCCCAGGCTCGCGAGGTCGAACAGGATCAAAGTGAAAGCAACAAATCCCAAGGTAGCCCGGCTAACCCAGCGCCTGTTGCGCAGATGCAGCAGCAATACGCTGCAGCCCAGAAGGAGCAGGGCAAAAACCACTCCACTTGTGCCAGCCAAAAGGCGTGCAAAAATCTCTGGAGCCTTATCCTGGCTATAAAGCAGCGTGGCATAGGCAATCGGCAAGCTCACCGCTGCTACGCTGAATGCGAGCAAAGGGGAGAACTGCAGGATGCGGCGCCAGGTCCCCCGATTGGAGTGGGGAATAGGACGCAACAGCGCATCCAAGCCCAGTGCAGCTAGACCAGCCAAGGCGAAATCCAAAAGGTAGATAAAGCGGGCGGGTGCACGGACCAGGTTAAACCCAGGCACAAAGCGATATAACCAACCATGCAGGATAGTGAAATTGCCCAAAGCCAGAAAAAGCGCTGCTAATGCGAGCAAAGCCAGGAATCGTGTTAGCCGCTCACGGCGCAACAACAAAGCCAGGCCTGCTAAAAAGAGGGTCAGGATACCCACGTAGCCCACTTCCACGCGCGGCCATGGCCCCCAATAACCTCCAGGACCACGGCCAAAGATGCCCGGGACCACGATGCCAACTAACGCCAGCGGAGGTAGAGAGTACTGACTTGCTTCTGAGTAAGTTAGATCTGCGCGCAGTGAGAGGCGTGACATCTCATAGCCAGGAATCAATGTCAGTGCAGAAACGCCAAAGGCAATTGCCAGTGTCAGCACAAACAGGGAGGCCAATTGCCCTAGAACACGCCACCCAAAACTTCTGTGGTTGTAGACATGGTACAGGAAGCATAACCCCAAAGCCAGGATGATGTACAAGAGGGGCTGAATATGCCCGGCCAATGCTGCAACGCCCAGGAAAACCCCCGAGCCCAGCGCAAACGCAACCCGCTTTTCGCACATAGCACGCCAGAAGAAACAAAAAACCAACGGCAACCAAGCAGCACAGGCGATCATATTCAGGTTGCCGAAATGAGTCACGAACAGATCCGAAAACATGAACGCTACTGCACCTGCCAGCGCTGCCCAGCGCTTCATGGGCTGACGCTCTACGTAGCGCAGACCCAAATAGGCACAAACTCCAGCCAAATAGAAGTGGGCCACTGCTAACCATTCCATCGTCCGATAGTCCAGGTTTGGCCGCAGGGAGAAAAGCAGTACATTAATCGGGTAGAAGAGTGCCGATTGGTTATCGGCCGCAAATGGCGCTCCGCCATACAGATAGGGGTTCCATAATGGAACATCATTAGCGTGGAAGCTGCGCGCAGCAAAGGTGTAGAGAGGGTACAGGAATGAGACTAGGTCACCTCCGCCTGCAGGCATCCAGACATTCGTTGAGAAGAGAAGACGCCAGAAAAATCCCGCTGTGGCCAGCGCTAAAACCCCTAGCGCCAACAGATCGTTGTGAAAATCGTGGCTCAAAAAGCCACGACGGTATAACCGCCAGAGTCCGTATGTTGTTGTGCACCAGGTTAAGGCGATGAGCAGCAATGGCCCCTCCTTTTATCACGGCGACACGACTTGGAAATGTCCGAGCACGACGCGGTCACCCACCACTTGTCCCTGGGCGTCCAGCACGGACAAACGCGTCATGGTTTCCAGAAGATACATGCCCACTTCGAGCTCATAATCTCCTGCAGGTGCTTGCGCATCCAGAGTGAGCAGATGGCGATCAACAATTATCTCATTGACAAACCATTGCATGGTCGGATAACCTTCCTCTAACGGCTGGCTATCGTGTCCAGCCCAGACAGGGCCCTCCGTAGCAGGATTATACGCTTGGCCGACCAGGTGAGTAAATATGGTATAATTGTGCGCTGTCTTATGCCTGCAACGCCAGTACAGATCCAAAACAACAGTATCCCCTGGGTGAAGGACATGCACAGATCTGCCAGAAAAATCAGTAAGCCCATAACCCAGGAGCTCAATGCCATCTTCCAACTGAGCAAATAGAGCCACCGGTGCTGATCCAGCCTTGGGCAAAGGCTTGGTTGCAGCCACGCGCAACTCGCCGAACGAGACAGGCGGGTGTTGCACAGTGCCTTGTCCCTCAACCTCGAAGTGATAAAGGCCCGGGGGTGTATAGGCATAGATATTGACATCCACTTGTTGTCGCCCGACCGGCTGTGCGGGTGGCAAGTTGATTTCGTGTTGCACCAAGATACGCCCCTGTGAATCCACCATGCGCACGGAAATGGTCATCCCGCTATCAGAGGTGTAGTACAAGGCAAGGTGTACCATATCCTGAGGTCGAAATTGCTGTGTGGGCAAGTCATAGCCTAGCAAAGTTGCCCCTTCCCCCAATGGTGCACTCAGGGAATGCTGTGGAGCCAAGTTGCCAAGGTTCACCTCGGCCACTGTCCCAGAAGGAGCAAACAAGATGAGAGCATTGTGACCGAAGCCAAAACTCAATATCCTGCTGTAGCGCTGATCGAGCCAATCCCTCACTAGATTTTCTGGGTCTTCCATCGGAGCGTTCACTTGGGCCAACCATAATCGAGAATGACTCGCAGCCAATGGAGCAAGTTCTTGTTCTACATTGTCACGGTTGATTTGCAGCGCTTGTTGGGGCAAGGGGTACACTGGAGGACGTATATTTCCTGCAGGCAGCCTTTCATAATAGTAACCAAAGATGGGATAACGGCTGCCAGATACCAGCAATACCGCATCATTGGGCTGGGCGTAGGCAGCGATAATGCGCACCATGGTCTGATGCTCGTCACGCAAATAGCGCCCCACGTAGTGACCCGGCAATGTCCAAATGAACATTGCAGTCACAAAGACAAGAGCTCCTACTCCAACCCACCTTATCTGGCGGTACAAGGTGGACAAGCTCCAGGACAGCAACAGGTAAAAAGCGGGAGCAAACAGAACCAGGTAGCGGGCTTCGATCCTAGGTGTGTAGAACAGCCCCCGTGGCAATGTGACAGCATACACGATCAAAGAGGGGATCAGCAGAAATAGAAAAAGCAAAAAGGCTACCGGGGCAATTGCTATGAGCCTCTTGCTCGTTTCTTCCTGGGCAGGCAAGCGTCGTAGCAAGAGCTGAGCAACTGCGATAATGAGAAAGAACGGCGCGACCAGCCACGTGTAACGCTCCACATAGGTAGAAATGCCCAAGGTCAACAATGTAGCGTACAACTGGATGAAGACCCAAAAATTGAACGGAGTGGCCACTGACCACGAGCGCATGCGCGGCAGCGCCAACGCAAGCCAAGGGATGAACAACCCCAATATTGCCAGTTGCATCAGGAGCCAGCGACTGAGAAAGAATAACCGGTTCTTCCCTGTCTGACGGAATAGCAGGTAGAGGACAAAGACATTCTCAATCAGAATGACGCTGACGAAAAGGTAGAGTGTGTAAAGGCCAGACGCCGTGGTAAAGACGTAACAGAAACCCTCCAGCATAGGCTGCCGTTGGTGCTCAGCGGGCTTTTCGGACCCCAGCAAGCCCTCTGCCTGTAGCCAGCGCAGCAGGGTGTAGAGGGACAATACACCCCACATGGTCGCCACAATGTACATGCGCATTTCCTGTGACCACCAGATGTGGAAACGCGAAAGAGCCAGAAGCGCAACGCTGCCCAGTGCAACTTTGCGCCCCAGAAGAAATTTGCCCAGTGGATACAATGCGGCTATCGTCACCATCCCGCAAATGAGTGAAAGGAAACGGGCGGAGAACTCGCTTTCTCCTGCCAAACGCACCCATGCCCACAGTAGCCAGAAATACACTGGTGGATGCACATCGCTTGCCGTCCAAAGCGTCATCTGTGCCCACCCCTGGCGCACAGCCCAAATGGCGAGCCCTTCATCCCACCAAATATTCTGGTTGCCCAGCAGCCAAATGCGTAAGGAAAAAGCAGCGAGCAGGATGATTGCCAGAACTAGAATGTAACGTGCTTGACTGTGGGGGGTGTTCGCCGATTCAAGGATTCTGTTCATCGAATAAGTTGGTCAGTGCCTGCAGTGTCTCTTGACGCAGGTTTTTCTTAGCCATGGCATCCCGCAGATAGGCCTTCAGATCGCCTAGAAGCAGCACGGGCATAGTGGGTTCCACAATATCCAGCTCAGCATTGGGATGGCTAAATACGATCAGGGGTTGTATGGGCACTTGCACATCCGGCAGATGCTTGGCGAGAAAGCGTCGCAACCTCTCTACCTCTAGCAGCACCTGCCTGCTGGGATTCCCAAGGCGCTCTTCGAACAAAGTGCGCAAAAAGCGCCCCAGGTTGAAGCGGTGACGCCATTTCTCGCCGCGGCAGGAAATGTGACCTTCCTGGGGCTTTACGAGCAACACAAAAAGGCCAGCTGGCGAGAGGAGCACATGGTCGGCGGGCAG includes:
- a CDS encoding MFS transporter; the protein is MHRNIWATSLTSFFMDISTEMVINILPLFLSNVLGIKTNIIGFIEGIAEATSSLLKVFSGWLSDKLRQRKWLAVAGYGISAVVKPFFYVANSWLVVAAVRWADRIGKGIRTAPRDALIADSVREQDRGLAFGLQRAADTGGAMVGILIALLVVWLSQRSQVGLTAATFRAVVLISIIPAFLAVLSLALGAQDVAVTKQQEAPKLAFRSLGKPFMVFMLIVGLFDLGNSSDAFLVLRAQERGLNVLGVLAMLATFNLIYTLISAPAGSLSDRIGRRSLVIGGWLVYALIYLGFALAKQGWQVWLFYALYGLYYGLSYGTAKAMIADIVPEAVRGTAYGTYNAVLGILDFPASLIAGLLWDGLPALGFRGFGAPAPFFFGAILALLAALAMWLWKPPAVANLHNVSSESEG
- a CDS encoding YfhO family protein, whose protein sequence is MLLIALTWCTTTYGLWRLYRRGFLSHDFHNDLLALGVLALATAGFFWRLLFSTNVWMPAGGGDLVSFLYPLYTFAARSFHANDVPLWNPYLYGGAPFAADNQSALFYPINVLLFSLRPNLDYRTMEWLAVAHFYLAGVCAYLGLRYVERQPMKRWAALAGAVAFMFSDLFVTHFGNLNMIACAAWLPLVFCFFWRAMCEKRVAFALGSGVFLGVAALAGHIQPLLYIILALGLCFLYHVYNHRSFGWRVLGQLASLFVLTLAIAFGVSALTLIPGYEMSRLSLRADLTYSEASQYSLPPLALVGIVVPGIFGRGPGGYWGPWPRVEVGYVGILTLFLAGLALLLRRERLTRFLALLALAALFLALGNFTILHGWLYRFVPGFNLVRAPARFIYLLDFALAGLAALGLDALLRPIPHSNRGTWRRILQFSPLLAFSVAAVSLPIAYATLLYSQDKAPEIFARLLAGTSGVVFALLLLGCSVLLLHLRNRRWVSRATLGFVAFTLILFDLASLGAYTELEANDPTTGFQHPAAIAFLKNDPEYYRIDTRTEVWDVWQPNLSLMHGIFDVWGIYNPLVLADYHRYWEGLGSRSSPLYDFLNAKYLIGHKDVVLDWGKFELAFEADPNVNIYRNKNVLPRAFVVHKSESVSDQEAAFAAIHRSGFDPATMVVVEGGETLDPGQVGSSEARIVSYSNNEIQLEAFTSLPGYLVISEVYYPGWQVEVDGQLAELKRANYAFRAVFLTPGAHKVRFYFQPAAWKVGLACSLFTWIASVVLAFRILIVRWRVRG
- a CDS encoding glycosyltransferase family 39 protein: MNRILESANTPHSQARYILVLAIILLAAFSLRIWLLGNQNIWWDEGLAIWAVRQGWAQMTLWTASDVHPPVYFWLLWAWVRLAGESEFSARFLSLICGMVTIAALYPLGKFLLGRKVALGSVALLALSRFHIWWSQEMRMYIVATMWGVLSLYTLLRWLQAEGLLGSEKPAEHQRQPMLEGFCYVFTTASGLYTLYLFVSVILIENVFVLYLLFRQTGKNRLFFLSRWLLMQLAILGLFIPWLALALPRMRSWSVATPFNFWVFIQLYATLLTLGISTYVERYTWLVAPFFLIIAVAQLLLRRLPAQEETSKRLIAIAPVAFLLFLFLLIPSLIVYAVTLPRGLFYTPRIEARYLVLFAPAFYLLLSWSLSTLYRQIRWVGVGALVFVTAMFIWTLPGHYVGRYLRDEHQTMVRIIAAYAQPNDAVLLVSGSRYPIFGYYYERLPAGNIRPPVYPLPQQALQINRDNVEQELAPLAASHSRLWLAQVNAPMEDPENLVRDWLDQRYSRILSFGFGHNALILFAPSGTVAEVNLGNLAPQHSLSAPLGEGATLLGYDLPTQQFRPQDMVHLALYYTSDSGMTISVRMVDSQGRILVQHEINLPPAQPVGRQQVDVNIYAYTPPGLYHFEVEGQGTVQHPPVSFGELRVAATKPLPKAGSAPVALFAQLEDGIELLGYGLTDFSGRSVHVLHPGDTVVLDLYWRCRHKTAHNYTIFTHLVGQAYNPATEGPVWAGHDSQPLEEGYPTMQWFVNEIIVDRHLLTLDAQAPAGDYELEVGMYLLETMTRLSVLDAQGQVVGDRVVLGHFQVVSP
- a CDS encoding NERD domain-containing protein: MRVVINEPLVKKQATFARRAITIGLTLLFASVMLSLNPRSMLVAYIVMLLGMLVMSWGAMRGNKWLRDPRFDQALDKVLKGLNHGSRLYHYVLPADHVLLSPAGLFVLLVKPQEGHISCRGEKWRHRFNLGRFLRTLFEERLGNPSRQVLLEVERLRRFLAKHLPDVQVPIQPLIVFSHPNAELDIVEPTMPVLLLGDLKAYLRDAMAKKNLRQETLQALTNLFDEQNP